The Streptomyces cyaneogriseus subsp. noncyanogenus region GGGAGAGGCCGGAGAGGATCAGCTCCTTGTCGCTGAAGCCCTTGCCGCGCAGATAGCGGGTGAGGTGGTCCCAGCCCTGCGGGCTGTAGCCGACGCCGAAGTGGAGGGCGGCGGCCTGGTCGAAGCCGCGCTCGGCGAGGAAGAGACGGCCGGTCTCGGCCTCGGGGCTGGTGGCGAGCTGCTCCGCGTACCACTCGGCGGCGATCTTGTGGGCCTCGACCAGGCGGATGCGCTCGCCGCGCTGGTGGGCGGGGTTGTAGCCGCCCTCCTCGTAGCGCAGGGTGATGCCGGCCTGGGCGGCGAGGCGCTCGACCGCCTCCGAGAAGGAGAGGTGGTCGATCTTCATCACGAACGTGATGGTGTCGCCGCCCTCCTGGCAGCCGAAGCAGTGGAACAGCCCCTTGGCGGGGCTGACCTGGAAGGACGGCGACTTCTCGTCGTGGAAGGGGCACAGGCCCTTCAGGTTGCCGCCGCCCGCGTTGCGCAGCTGGAGGTACTCGGACACCACGGCGTCGATCGGGACCGCGTCCCGTACCGCCTTCACGTCCTCGTCGTTGATCCGTCCTGCCACGCGTGAATTCTACGGGGGCGGTACGACATTCCTGACGGCTCGGGACCGCTCCCGGCGGCCCGGGGCGGTCCCGGGCCGCGCCCGGCGGTCAGGGGACCAGGCTGTCGAGGGGGACGTGCGGGTCGGCCAGGGCCTCCGTGTCCACCTGGGCCCGCGAGCGGATCAGCCGCTGGACGGTGTCCGTGACATCCCACACGTTCACGTTCATCCCGGCCAGCACCCGGCCCTGCCGCACCCAGAAGGCGATGAACTCGCGCCGGCCGGCGTCTCCGCGGATCACGACCTCGTCGTAGGAGCCCGGGGGCGCCCAGCCCGAGTACTCCATGCCCAGGTCGTACTGGTCGGTGAAGAAGTAGGGCACGCGGTCGTGGACGACGTCCCGGCCGAGCATGGCGCGGGCCGCCGCGGGGCCGCCGTTCAGCGCGTTGGCCCAGTGCTCGACGCGCAGGCGGGTGCCGAAGAGGGCGTGCGGGAAGGAGGCGACGTCGCCGGCGGCGTGGATGTCGGGGTCGGAGGTGCGCAGCCGTTCGTCGACGGCGATGCCGCCCCCGTGGGCGGGGTCGGCCAGCTCCAGGCCGGCCGCCTCGGCGAGGGCGGTGCGCGGGGCGGCGCCGATCGCGACGAGCACGCTGTGCGCGGGGTGCTCCTCGCCGTCGTCGGTGCGGGCGGCGAGGACCGCGCCGTCCTGGCCGACGATCTCGGTGAGCCGGACGCCGAAGTGGAGGCGGACGCCGTGCTCGCGGTGCAGCTCGGTGAAGAGCTCGCCGAGCTCGGGGCCGAGCACGCCGTGCAGCGGGGTCGGCGCGGGCTCGACGACGGTGACCTCGGCGCCGTACTCGCGGGCCGCGGCGGCGACCTCCAGGCCGATCCAGCCGGCGCCCGCGACGACCAGGTGCCCGTTGTCCCGGCCGAGGGCGGCGAGGACGCCCCGGAGGCGTTCGGCGTGGGTGAGGCGGCGCAGATGATGCACGCCCGCCAGGTCGGTGCCGGGGACGTCCAGGCGGCGCGGTTCGGCGCCGGTCGCCAGCAGCAGCTTGTCGTAGCGGACGACGGTGCCGTCCTCGCCGAAGCGGACCGTGCGGGCGGCCCGGTCGATGGCGGCGACGGTCTGTCCGAGGTGGAGCTCGATGTCGTGGCGCGCGTACCAGGCGGGCTCGTGGACGAAGAGGCTGTCGCGCTCCTCCTTGCCGAGCAGGTAGCCCTTGGACAGCGCGGGCCGCTCGTAGGGGTGGTCGCGTTCGTCGCAGATCAGTATCACCCGCCCGGTGAAGCCCTCCGCGCGGAGCGTCTCGGCCGCCTTGGCGCCGGCCAGTCCTCCTCCGACGATGACGAATGTCTGATCCGCGTCCACCACGTGTCTGCCTCCTCGTCAGGTTCCCGCCACATGCGAGCGTCCCGCACGGAGCGTGATGCGGGAAGGGGGTGTGGCCCGATCAGGCCACGCTCGGTCACGTTCGGGTGCCCGAGGTCACCGGTCCCGCCCGTGTCATAGGTGCCCCGTCAGACGGGCGTGAAGCGAGCGGGCGGAGGCGTCGGTGAGGGAGGCGATCTGGTCGACGATCACCCGCTTGCGGGCGCGGTCGTCGCCGGCCCGGGCGAACAGGGCGCGGAACTGGGGGTCCAGTCCGTCGGGGGCGCGGGCGGTGAGCGCCTCGGCCAGTTCGGCGACGACGATCCGCTGGTCGGCGCGGAGCCGGGTCTGCTCGTCGCGCTGCATCACGTACCGGTCGGCGATCGCCTTGAGGACGGCGCACTCCATGCGGGCCGGCCGCGGTACGACCAGCTCGGCGCCGTACCGGGTGAGCCGGCCGCCGCCGTACGCCTGGCGCGTGGCGCCCTCGGCGGCGAGGCAGAAGCGGCCGATGAGCTGGCTGGTGGCGTCCTTCAGGCGGGCCTGGGCGACGGCCGAGCCGTCGTAGCCGTGCGGCCACCACTCCTGGTCCAGGAGCCGGTCGAGGGCCTCGGCGAGTTCCTCCGGGTCGGTGCCGGGCGGGGCGTACCGCCCGATCGCGACCTCGAAGACGGCCTGGCGCTCGGGGTCGGCGAGCAGGCAGTTGGGGTCGATGTGGCCGGCGTGCAGGCCGTCCTCGACGTCGTGGACCGAGTAGGCCACGTCGTCGGACCAGTCCATGACCTGGGCCTCGAAGCAGGCGCGGCCGGCGGGGGCGCCCTCGCGGACCCAGGCGAAGACGGGCCGGTCGTCGTCGTAGACGCCGAACTTGGGCGAGGCCGGGTCGGTGGGGTGGGCGCCGCGGGGCCAGGGGTACTTGGTGGCGGCGTCGAGGGTGGCGCGGGTGAGGTTCAGGCCGACGCTGACGAGGTCGCCGGTGCCGTGGCCGGCGACGAACCGCTTGGGTTCGATGCGGGTGAGCAGGCGCAGCGACTGGGCGTTGCCCTCGAAGCCGCCGCAGTCGTGCGCGAACTCGTTCAGCGCCTCTTCGCCGTTGTGGCCGAAGGGCGGGTGGCCCAGGTCGTGGGAGAGGCAGGCCGCCTCCACGAGGTCGGGGTCGCAGCCGAGGGCGGCGCCGAGCTCCCGGCCGACCTGGGCGCATTCGAGGGAGTGGGTGAGGCGGGTGCGGGGGCTGGCGTCCCAGGCGGTGCCCATGGAGCCGGGGGTGACCACCTGCGTCTTGCCGGCCAGGCGGCGCAGGGCCGCGGAGTGCAGCACGCGCGCGCGGTCGCGCTGGAAGGCGGTGCGGCCGGGGCGTTTGTCGGGTTCGGGGGCCCAGCGGGCGACCGACGCCGGGTCGTAGGCGGTGGGGGGTGCGATGCCTTCCATGGTCCCGACAGTACGGCTTGCCGCGCCGCGGGAGCCGCGCCGGGGGCCCCGCCCTCGCAGGCGTCGCCCGTACCGGGCGGGGTCAGGCGGGGGCGAGGGCCGGTGCCGCGGTGGCGGGGGCCGCCGTCAGGGCCTCGTCGTAGCGGTGGAGGACCAGGCGGGGCATGGCCGGGTGGGTGGCGAGGGGGGCGGCGGCGATCCAGGGGGCCGCCGCGGCGCATTCGGCGGCGAAGCGGCCGGGGGCGGTGAAGTAGGAGGCGACGGCGACGCGGTTGCGGCCCCGGGCGGCCAGGGCCCGGACGGCCTCCGGGACGGTGGGGGCGGCTGCGGAGGCGTAGGCGGGGACGACGGGGACGCCGAGGCGCTCGGCGAGCAGCGCGGCGGTGTGTCCGGTGTCCGTCCGCGCGTCCGGGTCGCGGGAGCCGGCGGCGGCGAGCACGACGGCGCTCGCGCGCCGGGCCGCGGGGTCGCCGGGGGTGTGCCAGCCGGCCTCGGTGAGGCGGTCGTGCAGGGCCTCGGCGAGCAGGGGGTGCGGGCCGAGCGGGGCGGCCACGCGGGTGCGGGCCGGTGCGGCGGCGGCCATCTCGGGGATGTCCCGCCGGACGTGGTAGCCCCGGCTGAGCAGCAGCGGTACGAGGACGGCGTCCCTGTCGCCGAGGGCGGCGAGGGTGGCGGGGAGCAAGGGCTCGTTCAGTTCGATGTGTCCCAGGCGGACCGGCAGGCCGGGACGCAGTGCGCGGACCCGGTCCAGCAGGGCGCGCACGGTGCTCAGGGCGCGCGGGTCCCGGCTGCCGTGCGCGACGAGGACCAGGGCGGGCCGGTCGGGGCGGAGCCCGCCGCCGGTCCGGGTGCCGCCGGCCGTCCGGGTGCCGCTGCTGGTCCGGTTCATCAGGTGCGCCGTCATGTGCCGATGGTGGCGGGGGGACGTTGCCGCCCCGTTGCGTGGGCGTGTCGGGGGTTTTCCGGCCGTTCACGGGGCGGGGCGGGGCGGATGTGAGCCGCCGTCACCCGCGGCGGCCCGCGCGGCGCCCCGGCCGCCGGGACGGCCGCCGTGGCCTGCCCCGGCCGCCGCCCTCGCCGGCCCGTCGCGCGGGGGCGCCCGCTCCCGCGGTGAGCCGCCCGTCCGGCGCCCGCCGGCCTCCGACGGCACCCCGGGCGGCATCGCGATGCCGTCCGCGCCGGAAGGTGCTGCACTCGATGCATGGACCACGACCGGACCGACCCCGCGGGCGGGCCCCCGGCGTCCCGGCCCGAGCTGATCACCTTCGGCCACGGCACCGCGGACCGGGAGGTGCTGGCCCGGCTGCTGAGGGAAGCCGGTGTCGTCGCCGTCGTGGACGTCAGGTCCGCTCCCGGCAGCCGGCGGAATCCGGACATGGCACGGCAGCGGCTCGCCCGGTGGATGCCGGACGAGGGCTTCGCCTACCGCTGGGAGCGGCGCCTGGGCGGGTGGCGCAAGGCGTCGCCGGACTCGCCCGACACGGTCTGGCGCAACGCGTCGTTCCGGGGCTACGCGGCGCACACCCGCACCCCGGAGTTCGTCGCCGCCATGGACGAGCTGATGGATCAGGCGGGCCGGCTGCGCACCGCGGTGATGTGCGGCGAAGCGGTGTGGTGGCGCTGCCACCGGCGGCTGATCGCCGACTTCGCCGTACTGGCCCGCGGCACGGGCGTCCGCCACCTGCTGCACGACGGCCGTCTCACCGCGCACACGCCGACGCCCGGCGTACGGCTGCGCGGTGACGGCCTCCTCGTGTACGACGGCGGTGATCCGCCGCCCTGACGGCCCCCACCGCACCGGCGCCGCGCCGGCGTCCGGGCGGGGCACCGGGGGTCCGAGTGCGCGCGGTGCCGGGCTCCTCACGGCGGGCGGGCGGTGACGGGGAGGTCACCGTCCCGGTGGCGTAACAGGGAGCCGTCCGGGCACGTAACACGCCTGCCGGACGCTGGCCGGCATGCAGAACTCCGCGACGCCCACGCACTGCCCGTACTGCGCCCTGCAGTGCGGGATGAATCTGACGCCCGCCGCCGACGGGACGGTGGAGGTGACCGAGCGCGCGGACTTCCCCGTCAACCGGGGCGCGCTGTGCGGCAAGGGGCGTACGGCTCCGGCGGTGCTCTCCTCGCGCCTGCGGCTGACCTCTCCGCTGGTGCGCTCCGGGGACGGCACGCTGGTGCCCGCCTCCTGGGACGAGGCGCTGGACCGGGTGGCGGCGGGCCTGGCGCGGGCGCGTACCGGGCACGGGCCGGACGCAGTGGGCGTGTTCGGCGGGGGCGGGCTGACCAACGAGAAGGCGTACGCGCTGGGCAAGTTCGCCCGGGTGGTGCTCGGCACCTCGCAGATCGACTACAACGGCCGGTTCTGCATGTCGTCGGCGGCGGCGGCCGGCATGCAGGCGTTCGGGCTGGACCGGGGGCTGCCGTTCCCGCTGGAGGACGTCCCGAGGACCGGCTGTGTGATCCTCGTCGGGTCCAACCCGGCCGAGACCATGCCGCCCGCGCTGCGGTACTTCACCGAGCTGCGTGCCAACGGCGGGACGCTGATCATCGTGGACCCGCGCCGCACCAGGACCGCCGAGCAGGCCGACCTGCACCTGGCGCCCCGGCCGGGGACCGACCTGGCGCTGGCGCTGGGCCTGCTGCACCTGGTGGTGGCCGAGGGGCGGGTGGACGAGGAGTACGTGCGTGAGCGCACCTCCGGCTGGGAGGAGGCGCGGGCGGCCGCGATGGCGCACTGGCCGGAGTACGTGGAGCGGATCACGGGGGTGTCCGTTCCGCAGCTCCGGGAGGCGGTGCGGATGTTCTGCGCGCCGCAGGCCGCGATGGTGCTCACCGCGCGCGGCCCGGAGCAGCAGTCCAAGGGCACGGACACGGTGGGCGCGTGGATCAACCTGTGCCTGGCGACCGGGCGGGCCGGGCGCCCCCTGTCGGGGTACGGCTGCCTGACCGGGCAGGGCAACGGGCAGGGCGGGCGCGAACACGGCCAGAAGGCCGACCAGTTGCCCGGCTACCGCAGGCTGACCGACCCGGCGGCGCGGCGGCACGTGGCCGAGGTGTGGGGCGTGGACCCGGACAGCCTGCCGGGGCCGGGCCGCAGCGCCTACGAGCTGCTCGACGCGCTCGGCACGGACATCCGCGCGCTGCTGCTGATGGGCTCCAACCCGGTGGTGTCGGCGCCGCGCGCCGCGCATGTGGAGGAGCGCATCCGGTCGCTGGACTTCCTCGCGGTGTGCGACGTCGTCCTGTCGGAGACGGCGGCCCTCGCGGACGTCGTGCTCCCCGTGACCCAGTGGGCGGAGGAGACCGGCACCACGACCAGCCTGGAGGGCCGGGTACTGCTGCGGCGGCGGGCGGTCACGCCGCCCGAGGGCGTCCGCAGCGATCTCCAGGTGCTGCACGGGCTGGCCGCCCGGCTGGGCGCGGACCGGGGCCTGGAGAAGGGTTTCCCGACCGATCCGGAGGCGGTCTTCGAGGAGCTGCGCCGGGCGAGCGCGGGCGGCCTCGCCGACTACTCCGGGATCACCTACCGCAGGCTGGCGGAGGAGAACGGGGTGTTCTGGCCGTGCCCGGCGCCGGCCGGGGCGGACGGCGGCGCACCGGGCGCGGCGGCCGGCGGGGAGGCCGGTGCCGTGCATCCGGGCACGCCCCGGCTCTTCCTCGACCGGTTCGCCACCGAGGACGGGCGGGCCCGGTTCGCGCCCGTCGCGCACCGGGCGGCCGCGGAGGAGCCGGACGAGGAGTACCCGCTGCTGCTGACCACCGGGCGGGTGGTGGCGCAGTACCAGTCCGGCGCCCAGACCCGGCGCGTGGCCGAGCTGAACGCCGCCGCGCCCGGCCCGTTCGTGGAGCTGCACCCGAGGCTCGCGGCCCGGCTGGGCGCGGCCGAGGGCGACCCGGTGGCCGTGGTGTCCCGGCGC contains the following coding sequences:
- a CDS encoding molybdopterin oxidoreductase family protein; this translates as MQNSATPTHCPYCALQCGMNLTPAADGTVEVTERADFPVNRGALCGKGRTAPAVLSSRLRLTSPLVRSGDGTLVPASWDEALDRVAAGLARARTGHGPDAVGVFGGGGLTNEKAYALGKFARVVLGTSQIDYNGRFCMSSAAAAGMQAFGLDRGLPFPLEDVPRTGCVILVGSNPAETMPPALRYFTELRANGGTLIIVDPRRTRTAEQADLHLAPRPGTDLALALGLLHLVVAEGRVDEEYVRERTSGWEEARAAAMAHWPEYVERITGVSVPQLREAVRMFCAPQAAMVLTARGPEQQSKGTDTVGAWINLCLATGRAGRPLSGYGCLTGQGNGQGGREHGQKADQLPGYRRLTDPAARRHVAEVWGVDPDSLPGPGRSAYELLDALGTDIRALLLMGSNPVVSAPRAAHVEERIRSLDFLAVCDVVLSETAALADVVLPVTQWAEETGTTTSLEGRVLLRRRAVTPPEGVRSDLQVLHGLAARLGADRGLEKGFPTDPEAVFEELRRASAGGLADYSGITYRRLAEENGVFWPCPAPAGADGGAPGAAAGGEAGAVHPGTPRLFLDRFATEDGRARFAPVAHRAAAEEPDEEYPLLLTTGRVVAQYQSGAQTRRVAELNAAAPGPFVELHPRLAARLGAAEGDPVAVVSRRGRAVAPARITGAIRPDTVFMPFHWPGEGRANTLTNPALDPTSRMPEFKVCAVRVESVEP
- a CDS encoding DUF488 family protein, which produces MDHDRTDPAGGPPASRPELITFGHGTADREVLARLLREAGVVAVVDVRSAPGSRRNPDMARQRLARWMPDEGFAYRWERRLGGWRKASPDSPDTVWRNASFRGYAAHTRTPEFVAAMDELMDQAGRLRTAVMCGEAVWWRCHRRLIADFAVLARGTGVRHLLHDGRLTAHTPTPGVRLRGDGLLVYDGGDPPP
- a CDS encoding sirohydrochlorin chelatase, translated to MNRTSSGTRTAGGTRTGGGLRPDRPALVLVAHGSRDPRALSTVRALLDRVRALRPGLPVRLGHIELNEPLLPATLAALGDRDAVLVPLLLSRGYHVRRDIPEMAAAAPARTRVAAPLGPHPLLAEALHDRLTEAGWHTPGDPAARRASAVVLAAAGSRDPDARTDTGHTAALLAERLGVPVVPAYASAAAPTVPEAVRALAARGRNRVAVASYFTAPGRFAAECAAAAPWIAAAPLATHPAMPRLVLHRYDEALTAAPATAAPALAPA
- a CDS encoding deoxyguanosinetriphosphate triphosphohydrolase, producing MEGIAPPTAYDPASVARWAPEPDKRPGRTAFQRDRARVLHSAALRRLAGKTQVVTPGSMGTAWDASPRTRLTHSLECAQVGRELGAALGCDPDLVEAACLSHDLGHPPFGHNGEEALNEFAHDCGGFEGNAQSLRLLTRIEPKRFVAGHGTGDLVSVGLNLTRATLDAATKYPWPRGAHPTDPASPKFGVYDDDRPVFAWVREGAPAGRACFEAQVMDWSDDVAYSVHDVEDGLHAGHIDPNCLLADPERQAVFEVAIGRYAPPGTDPEELAEALDRLLDQEWWPHGYDGSAVAQARLKDATSQLIGRFCLAAEGATRQAYGGGRLTRYGAELVVPRPARMECAVLKAIADRYVMQRDEQTRLRADQRIVVAELAEALTARAPDGLDPQFRALFARAGDDRARKRVIVDQIASLTDASARSLHARLTGHL
- a CDS encoding NAD(P)/FAD-dependent oxidoreductase; this translates as MVDADQTFVIVGGGLAGAKAAETLRAEGFTGRVILICDERDHPYERPALSKGYLLGKEERDSLFVHEPAWYARHDIELHLGQTVAAIDRAARTVRFGEDGTVVRYDKLLLATGAEPRRLDVPGTDLAGVHHLRRLTHAERLRGVLAALGRDNGHLVVAGAGWIGLEVAAAAREYGAEVTVVEPAPTPLHGVLGPELGELFTELHREHGVRLHFGVRLTEIVGQDGAVLAARTDDGEEHPAHSVLVAIGAAPRTALAEAAGLELADPAHGGGIAVDERLRTSDPDIHAAGDVASFPHALFGTRLRVEHWANALNGGPAAARAMLGRDVVHDRVPYFFTDQYDLGMEYSGWAPPGSYDEVVIRGDAGRREFIAFWVRQGRVLAGMNVNVWDVTDTVQRLIRSRAQVDTEALADPHVPLDSLVP